In the genome of Acidobacteriota bacterium, one region contains:
- the ubiE gene encoding bifunctional demethylmenaquinone methyltransferase/2-methoxy-6-polyprenyl-1,4-benzoquinol methylase UbiE, producing MFDAIAGRYDFLNHLLSLGIDRRWRRRAVRELELAQGSRVLDLCTGTADLALAALEGPRDAGRSVIGIDFSAAMLRCGREKLARLGEPRVALARGDAMHLPLPDQSVNAVTIGFGIRNVERPDVATREIVRVLKPGGRLAILEFGTPTLPGLRAAYLFYFRRVLPLIGRLISRHNDAYSYLPASVAAFPSPDAFLALLRDAGFSDVRVVSLTFGVVYLFSARK from the coding sequence ATGTTCGACGCGATCGCGGGCCGGTACGACTTCCTGAATCATCTCCTGAGCCTCGGGATCGATCGCCGCTGGCGGCGGCGCGCGGTGCGCGAGCTGGAGCTGGCGCAGGGAAGCCGCGTGCTGGACCTTTGCACCGGGACGGCGGATCTTGCGCTTGCCGCGCTCGAGGGCCCGCGCGACGCCGGTCGATCCGTGATCGGCATCGATTTCTCCGCGGCCATGCTGCGTTGTGGACGCGAGAAGCTCGCGCGGCTCGGCGAACCGCGCGTCGCGCTCGCTCGCGGCGACGCGATGCACCTGCCGCTGCCGGACCAGTCGGTCAACGCCGTCACCATCGGGTTCGGCATCCGAAACGTGGAGCGCCCCGACGTGGCGACGCGGGAGATCGTCCGCGTCCTGAAACCCGGCGGCCGGCTGGCGATCCTCGAGTTCGGCACTCCAACGCTGCCAGGCCTGCGCGCGGCGTATTTGTTCTATTTCCGGCGCGTCTTGCCCCTCATCGGCCGCCTGATCTCACGTCATAACGACGCGTATTCGTATCTGCCGGCCTCCGTCGCGGCGTTTCCGTCGCCCGACGCCTTTCTCGCGCTCCTCCGTGACGCCGGTTTTTCCGACGTCCGTGTCGTCTCTTTGACCTTCGGCGTCGTCTATCTCTTTAGTGCCCGAAAATAG
- a CDS encoding UbiX family flavin prenyltransferase, with protein sequence MPADARRTIAIAMTGASGALYAVRTMAALLERGCHLELVVSDYGRRLLRDELGEEAAVERLGAFLESKYGSDVTRGSFELHSNRDLGAAIASGSHRCDSMAIVPCSMKTLAGVAHGLSRNLVERAADVMLKERRTLVIVPRETPMSLPQLRNMALCAEAGAMILPAMPAFYQMPKTIDDLADFMAGKILSALGFTHELYPAWKG encoded by the coding sequence ATGCCGGCTGACGCCCGCCGCACGATTGCGATCGCGATGACCGGCGCGAGCGGCGCCCTCTACGCGGTGCGCACGATGGCCGCGCTGCTCGAGCGCGGGTGTCACCTGGAGCTGGTGGTCTCGGACTACGGCCGCCGCCTGCTCCGCGACGAGCTGGGCGAGGAGGCCGCCGTCGAGCGGCTGGGCGCCTTTCTCGAGTCCAAGTACGGCAGCGATGTGACCCGGGGCTCGTTCGAGCTGCACAGCAACAGGGACCTCGGTGCCGCGATCGCGAGTGGCAGCCACCGCTGCGACTCGATGGCGATCGTACCGTGTTCGATGAAGACGCTGGCCGGCGTTGCCCATGGCCTCTCGCGCAACCTCGTGGAGCGTGCCGCGGACGTCATGCTGAAGGAGCGGCGCACGCTGGTGATCGTCCCGCGCGAGACGCCGATGAGCCTGCCGCAGCTTCGGAACATGGCGTTGTGCGCCGAAGCGGGCGCGATGATTCTGCCGGCGATGCCCGCCTTCTACCAGATGCCGAAGACGATCGACGACCTCGCGGATTTCATGGCCGGCAAGATTCTCTCCGCGCTCGGCTTCACGCACGAGTTGTATCCGGCGTGGAAAGGCTGA
- a CDS encoding UbiA family prenyltransferase, which produces MLTRIRTYASFVRFSHSVFALPFALTGALLASRQVPLTWARVLWIVVAMVAARCAAMGFNRLADARYDAQNPRTSSRELPRGVMSEREAAAFVLVAAAVFVYAAYRLGPICLALSPVALAIVFWYSLAKRYTAYTQLFLGLAMAVAPVGGWLAAGGRGGWEPWLLAIAIGAWVGGFDVLYACQDLPHDVAQGLRSIPVKYGVRRSLVISRVMHVVTVVALAALAAIVPLGGIYLAGVAFVAILLVYEQSLVREDDLSQVKKAFDMNGYVGIVYFLTTAAALYAG; this is translated from the coding sequence ATGTTGACGCGCATCCGAACCTACGCCTCGTTCGTTCGTTTCAGCCACTCGGTCTTTGCCCTGCCGTTCGCCCTGACGGGCGCGCTGCTGGCGTCGCGCCAGGTGCCGCTGACCTGGGCGCGCGTGCTTTGGATCGTCGTCGCGATGGTAGCTGCGCGCTGCGCCGCGATGGGCTTCAACCGGCTGGCCGACGCGCGGTACGACGCGCAGAATCCGCGCACGTCCAGTCGCGAGTTGCCCCGCGGCGTGATGTCCGAGCGCGAAGCCGCCGCCTTCGTTCTCGTCGCCGCGGCGGTGTTCGTGTATGCCGCGTATCGCCTGGGCCCCATCTGCCTGGCGCTGTCGCCGGTCGCCCTCGCGATCGTCTTCTGGTACTCGCTCGCGAAGCGGTACACCGCCTACACGCAACTGTTCCTCGGCCTCGCGATGGCCGTGGCGCCGGTCGGTGGCTGGCTGGCGGCCGGTGGGCGCGGCGGCTGGGAGCCGTGGTTGCTCGCGATCGCGATCGGCGCGTGGGTGGGGGGCTTCGACGTGCTCTACGCCTGCCAGGATCTGCCGCATGACGTCGCGCAGGGCCTGCGGTCGATTCCCGTGAAGTACGGCGTACGGCGCTCCCTCGTCATCTCCCGTGTCATGCACGTCGTCACGGTGGTGGCGCTCGCCGCCCTGGCGGCCATCGTGCCGCTCGGCGGCATCTACCTGGCCGGCGTCGCCTTTGTCGCGATACTCCTGGTCTACGAGCAGTCGCTCGTGCGCGAGGACGACCTCTCGCAGGTCAAGAAGGCTTTCGACATGAACGGGTACGTCGGCATCGTGTACTTCCTGACCACCGCGGCGGCGCTCTATGCCGGCTGA
- a CDS encoding amidohydrolase family protein: protein MSTLYRADWILPIESPPIHDGWVLVDERRIAEVGAGPPPPVRNEATLGSVAVLPGLVNAHTHLELSGMRGRVPPSSRVSGWIRDLMRLRREGHRDDPLAMAAAVGELRRCGTSLVGDITNTFASFHALAASPIGGCVFYELLGFNHPRPAERVAEAAAMTREANRRAADAGSSGAGLPGPRVRASVVPHAPYSVSPALFREIAALAEAEQWVTSVHLGESAEEIEFLRTGRGPWRDLIEELGVWNDGWRAPGCGPVAYLDTLSALTRRTLIVHGVQLTDDDLARVRDRGATVVTCPRSNEWVGAGQAPIARFYASGVRVAVGTDSLASCPDLNLFSELAAMRRLAPDVPASRLLHSATLAGAEALGCAGEHGALSAGRRADLIAVGVPAGTTDVEECLCSGIQPDSVRWLA from the coding sequence GTGAGCACGCTCTACCGGGCGGACTGGATTCTTCCCATCGAGTCGCCGCCAATCCATGACGGCTGGGTGTTGGTGGACGAACGCCGCATCGCGGAGGTGGGAGCCGGTCCGCCTCCGCCGGTCCGCAACGAGGCGACCCTCGGATCGGTTGCCGTCCTGCCAGGCCTCGTGAACGCCCACACGCATCTGGAATTGTCCGGGATGCGCGGGCGCGTGCCTCCATCCTCCCGCGTGTCCGGCTGGATCCGCGATCTCATGCGGCTGCGACGGGAGGGGCATCGCGACGATCCGCTCGCGATGGCGGCGGCGGTCGGCGAGCTGAGGCGATGCGGCACGTCGCTTGTCGGCGACATCACGAACACGTTTGCGAGTTTCCATGCGCTCGCGGCGAGCCCGATCGGCGGCTGCGTCTTCTACGAGCTGCTCGGATTCAATCACCCGCGGCCGGCCGAGCGCGTGGCTGAAGCCGCCGCGATGACACGAGAGGCGAACCGGCGCGCCGCGGACGCCGGCAGCAGTGGCGCGGGCCTTCCAGGCCCGCGAGTGCGCGCCTCAGTTGTCCCGCACGCACCCTACTCGGTCTCGCCGGCGCTCTTCCGCGAGATCGCCGCGCTGGCCGAGGCGGAGCAGTGGGTCACCAGCGTGCATCTCGGCGAGTCTGCCGAGGAGATCGAGTTCCTGCGCACCGGGCGCGGGCCGTGGCGCGATCTGATCGAGGAGCTCGGCGTCTGGAACGACGGGTGGCGCGCGCCGGGATGCGGCCCGGTCGCGTACCTGGACACGCTGAGCGCTCTCACGCGCCGCACGCTCATCGTCCATGGCGTGCAGCTCACCGACGATGACCTGGCGAGAGTTCGCGACAGGGGCGCGACCGTCGTAACCTGTCCCCGCAGCAACGAGTGGGTGGGGGCGGGGCAGGCGCCCATTGCGCGCTTCTACGCGTCCGGCGTCCGCGTTGCGGTGGGAACCGACAGCCTGGCAAGCTGTCCCGACCTGAATCTGTTTTCCGAGCTGGCCGCAATGCGGCGCCTCGCGCCGGACGTGCCTGCCTCACGCCTGCTGCACAGCGCCACGCTGGCGGGCGCCGAGGCGCTCGGGTGTGCTGGCGAGCACGGCGCGTTGTCCGCAGGGCGGCGCGCCGACCTCATCGCCGTCGGCGTCCCCGCGGGGACGACGGATGTGGAAGAATGTCTGTGCTCGGGGATCCAGCCGGACTCCGTCCGTTGGCTCGCCTGA